From Streptomyces asiaticus, one genomic window encodes:
- a CDS encoding DUF5941 domain-containing protein, producing the protein MRTAADAAGVTAELAAVPAHERVALVDPRFVGHVHTLRLALTDPRFPAAAVRGALSVQAEARTALVRAVTAAAATARPAGNGGGAPTAAPAQALGSAESLEREAAPTAVPAAVPDRAGEAQPPVGSAPGPGADTRDGHTGTPGAAAASSADAALRAPAAAHGSGEYAGSRSRTRPSGVATALGAADSPTTAGAAGRATRTDAAGTAAPERAADTGVRAGPAAHTADSSATRSPSESPAEVAAMGATNAPAADSPTAAAPGEAAHGAAPDRAAAGVHADAVAAGPATRAGETVAAGHAADGLAAPSRSVAPAEVAAMHAAADARSRVDDLAAALDAEGVTVHRPELGVLVAAVPADAAARAAARDAVDAVDDERVRLRSAVKARDGFFTTFCISPYSRYIARWCARRGLTPNQVTTASLLTALIAAACAATGTRPGFVSAGVLLIASFVLDCTDGQLARYSLQYSTLGAWLDATFDRAKEYAYYAGLALGAARADGDDVWALALGAMVLQTCRHVVDFAFNEANHDATGNTSPTAALSGRLDSVGWTVWVRRMIVLPIGERWAMIAVLTALTTPRITFYALLIGCALAACYTTAGRVLRSLTRRAERTDRAARALAELADSGPLAELVAKAARRGASSYLAPLAAALGTAAVLAGTAAAGFGSWVPVGCAVLYAVLSGVAVAAPLQGPLDWLVPPLFRAAEYGTILILAACSEVNGALPAAFGLVAAVAYHHYDTVYRIRGGTGAPPHRLVRAIGGHEGRTVVVTAAAALPHQNQGFTIALTALAAVLALAVLIESIRFWVSSGAPAVHDESGEPA; encoded by the coding sequence GTGCGTACGGCGGCCGACGCCGCCGGGGTCACGGCGGAGCTCGCCGCCGTCCCGGCGCATGAGCGGGTGGCCCTCGTGGACCCCCGCTTCGTCGGCCATGTCCATACCCTGCGGCTGGCCCTCACCGACCCCCGCTTCCCCGCCGCCGCGGTGCGCGGTGCGCTCAGCGTTCAGGCGGAGGCCCGTACGGCCCTGGTCCGCGCGGTGACGGCTGCCGCCGCCACGGCGCGGCCCGCTGGAAACGGAGGCGGGGCGCCCACCGCCGCCCCCGCCCAGGCTCTCGGCTCCGCCGAGAGCCTGGAACGCGAGGCCGCGCCGACAGCGGTGCCCGCCGCCGTGCCCGACCGGGCGGGGGAGGCGCAGCCGCCCGTCGGCTCGGCCCCGGGCCCCGGCGCGGACACCAGGGACGGCCACACGGGCACGCCGGGAGCGGCCGCGGCGTCGAGCGCGGACGCCGCGCTGCGCGCGCCCGCCGCGGCACACGGGTCGGGCGAGTACGCCGGAAGCCGGAGCCGGACGCGGCCGTCCGGAGTCGCCACGGCCCTCGGCGCCGCCGACTCGCCCACCACCGCCGGTGCTGCCGGGCGGGCGACCCGCACCGATGCCGCCGGGACGGCCGCGCCGGAGCGCGCCGCCGACACAGGCGTGCGTGCAGGCCCCGCGGCACACACCGCCGACAGCTCCGCCACGCGGTCCCCCTCCGAGTCCCCCGCCGAGGTGGCGGCCATGGGCGCCACCAACGCGCCCGCCGCCGACTCGCCCACTGCCGCCGCGCCCGGCGAGGCCGCGCACGGGGCCGCGCCGGACCGCGCCGCCGCGGGCGTACACGCGGACGCCGTGGCTGCCGGGCCCGCCACGCGGGCCGGTGAGACGGTCGCCGCAGGGCACGCCGCCGACGGCCTCGCCGCACCGTCGCGGTCCGTGGCCCCCGCCGAGGTGGCGGCCATGCACGCCGCCGCCGACGCCCGCTCCCGCGTGGACGACCTCGCCGCCGCCCTCGACGCCGAAGGCGTCACCGTGCACCGGCCCGAGCTCGGGGTGCTCGTGGCCGCCGTGCCCGCGGACGCCGCCGCGCGGGCCGCGGCGCGGGACGCCGTGGACGCGGTGGACGACGAGCGGGTGCGGCTGCGGTCGGCCGTGAAGGCGCGGGACGGCTTCTTCACGACCTTCTGCATCAGCCCGTACTCCCGCTACATCGCCCGCTGGTGCGCCCGGCGCGGGTTGACCCCCAATCAGGTCACCACCGCCTCCCTCCTCACCGCGCTCATCGCCGCGGCCTGCGCCGCCACCGGCACCCGGCCCGGGTTCGTCTCGGCCGGTGTGCTGCTGATCGCCTCGTTCGTGCTCGACTGCACCGACGGGCAGTTGGCCCGCTACTCGCTCCAGTACTCCACGCTCGGCGCCTGGCTGGACGCCACGTTCGACCGCGCCAAGGAGTACGCCTACTACGCGGGCCTTGCGCTCGGCGCCGCCCGCGCCGACGGCGACGACGTCTGGGCGCTCGCGCTCGGCGCGATGGTGCTCCAGACCTGCCGTCATGTCGTGGACTTCGCCTTCAACGAGGCCAATCACGACGCCACCGGCAACACCAGCCCCACCGCCGCCCTCTCCGGCCGCCTCGACAGCGTCGGCTGGACGGTCTGGGTGCGCCGCATGATCGTGCTGCCGATCGGCGAGCGCTGGGCGATGATCGCGGTGCTGACGGCGCTCACCACCCCCCGTATCACCTTCTACGCACTGCTCATCGGCTGTGCGCTGGCCGCCTGCTACACCACCGCCGGCCGGGTGCTGCGCTCGCTGACCCGCCGGGCCGAGCGCACGGACCGGGCCGCCCGCGCCCTCGCCGAGCTGGCCGACTCCGGCCCGCTGGCCGAGCTGGTCGCCAAGGCCGCCCGCCGCGGGGCGAGTTCGTACCTCGCCCCGCTCGCGGCCGCCCTCGGCACGGCGGCCGTCCTGGCCGGCACCGCGGCCGCAGGTTTCGGCTCCTGGGTGCCCGTCGGCTGCGCCGTGCTCTACGCGGTCCTCTCGGGCGTCGCCGTCGCCGCGCCCCTCCAGGGCCCCCTCGACTGGCTGGTGCCGCCGCTCTTCCGCGCGGCCGAATACGGCACCATCCTGATCCTGGCGGCTTGCTCGGAGGTGAACGGCGCGTTGCCGGCGGCTTTCGGGCTCGTTGCGGCGGTCGCCTACCATCACTACGACACGGTGTACCGCATCCGTGGCGGCACGGGAGCGCCCCCGCACCGGCTGGTGCGGGCGATCGGCGGGCACGAGGGGCGGACGGTGGTGGTCACGGCCGCCGCTGCCCTGCCGCACCAGAACCAAGGTTTCACCATCGCGTTGACCGCTTTGGCGGCGGTCCTCGCGCTGGCGGTGCTCATCGAGAGCATCCGCTTCTGGGTGTCCTCAGGAGCACCCGCTGTACACGACGAATCAGGAGAACCCGCATGA
- a CDS encoding sugar phosphate nucleotidyltransferase → MIGLVLAAGAGRRLRPYTDTLPKALVPVGPEGKEGETTVLDLTLGNFAEVGLTEVAIVVGYRKEAVYERKEALEQRYGVKLTLIDNDKAEEWNNAYSLWCARDAIQHSVILANGDTVHPVSVEKTLLAARGNGQKIILALDTVKQLADEEMKVVADPDKGVQKITKLMDPAEATGEYIGVTLIEGEAAAELADALKTTFERDPDLYYEDGYQELVNRGFKVDVAPIGDIKWVEIDNHDDLAKGREIACQY, encoded by the coding sequence ATGATCGGCCTCGTGCTCGCGGCCGGCGCCGGACGGCGTCTGCGCCCCTACACCGACACGCTTCCCAAGGCCCTGGTGCCCGTAGGACCCGAAGGGAAGGAAGGTGAGACCACCGTCCTCGACCTGACCCTCGGCAACTTCGCGGAGGTCGGTCTGACCGAGGTCGCCATCGTCGTCGGCTACCGCAAGGAGGCCGTGTACGAGCGCAAGGAGGCCCTGGAGCAGCGTTACGGCGTCAAGCTCACGCTGATCGACAACGACAAGGCCGAGGAGTGGAACAACGCCTACTCCCTCTGGTGTGCCCGTGACGCGATCCAGCACTCCGTGATCCTCGCCAACGGCGACACCGTGCACCCGGTCTCGGTCGAGAAGACCCTGCTGGCCGCGCGCGGCAACGGCCAGAAGATCATCCTCGCCCTGGACACGGTCAAGCAGCTCGCCGACGAGGAGATGAAGGTCGTCGCCGACCCCGACAAGGGCGTCCAGAAGATCACCAAGCTGATGGACCCGGCCGAGGCGACCGGTGAGTACATCGGTGTCACCCTCATCGAGGGCGAGGCCGCCGCGGAGCTCGCGGACGCGCTGAAGACCACCTTCGAGCGCGACCCCGACCTCTACTACGAGGACGGCTACCAGGAGCTGGTCAACCGCGGCTTCAAGGTCGACGTGGCACCCATCGGCGACATCAAGTGGGTCGAGATCGACAACCACGACGATCTGGCGAAGGGCCGTGAGATCGCGTGCCAGTACTGA